A stretch of Aerococcaceae bacterium zg-252 DNA encodes these proteins:
- a CDS encoding DJ-1/PfpI family protein, with translation MKKFLVLLADGFEEIEALTPVDYLRRAGIEVDTVAITDKLQVTGSHQITVIADKLLKDISVDDYDGIYLPGGLPGATNLRDNETVIELVQAFNRQEKLVTAICAAPIVLEKAGVIKDKSVTSFPTFSAELTSAKQYVDNQIVVVDDNVITGRGAAVAIYESFKIVETLLGREAVEKLKQGIQQDKVEALYEFES, from the coding sequence ATGAAGAAGTTTTTAGTTTTGTTAGCTGACGGATTTGAAGAAATCGAAGCGTTAACGCCAGTCGATTATTTAAGAAGAGCAGGAATTGAAGTCGATACGGTTGCCATAACTGATAAGCTGCAAGTAACAGGGTCGCACCAGATTACAGTGATTGCAGATAAATTACTTAAAGATATTTCAGTTGATGACTATGACGGTATCTATTTGCCAGGAGGCTTACCTGGAGCGACAAATCTGCGTGATAATGAGACAGTGATTGAGTTAGTGCAAGCATTTAATCGGCAAGAAAAATTAGTGACGGCTATTTGTGCAGCACCGATTGTGCTTGAAAAAGCTGGTGTGATTAAGGACAAGAGCGTAACGAGTTTCCCGACTTTTTCGGCTGAATTGACGAGTGCAAAGCAGTATGTTGATAATCAAATTGTTGTAGTGGACGATAATGTCATTACCGGGCGTGGAGCAGCCGTTGCGATATATGAATCATTCAAAATTGTAGAAACATTGTTAGGTCGAGAAGCAGTTGAGAAATTAAAACAAGGCATTCAGCAGGATAAGGTTGAGGCTTTGTATGAATTTGAATCGTAA
- the uidA gene encoding beta-glucuronidase yields MLYPVQNERRIKFDLSGIWNVEIQNKKNSTVKEFTIAVPASLNDQILDVDIRNHVGDFHFKKKFFMNPNLIDERIVLRFGSVTQSAKVFLNENFLVEHYGGFTPFEVDITNYVICGENLLEVVVNNILDETTLPVGCHIKTGNNEKVIPMFDFYNYCGINRPVSIYTTSKTYIKDIVIDYDVKGNRTMISPLITIIGEYHKISLEIIDEEGKTIASAYSKHASLIIENTNKWEPLNAYLYTLKVRLLDEEDKLIDTYSEEFGIRTIEIKNNQLLINNKPIYLKGFGRHEDFPVLGKGMNEAIMNFDHNAMKWIGANSYRTSHYPYSEEEMRLADRNGFIVIDEVPGVGLYSRFNPDVTKNVNDINTWEQMKTKDAHISVINELVKRDKNHPSVIAWAIANEPAGHQKGAKEYFEPLFNQIRELDHEKRPVIVPNIVNATPESDQITQFTDIICLNRYYGWYIDHGELDLSILKLEDEIKKWHSLYPEKPIMITEFGVDTVPGIHSIYSAPYSEEFQIEFYKRTFEILDKLDYVIGEHLWNFADFSTASNIRRIDGNLKGIFSRDRRPKSIVEFIKNRWQDKVTTK; encoded by the coding sequence ATGTTATACCCAGTTCAAAATGAAAGAAGAATTAAGTTTGATCTTTCAGGAATATGGAATGTTGAGATACAGAATAAAAAAAACAGTACGGTAAAGGAGTTTACGATTGCTGTACCGGCATCATTAAATGATCAAATTTTAGATGTAGATATTAGAAATCATGTTGGGGATTTCCATTTTAAGAAAAAGTTTTTTATGAATCCTAATTTAATAGATGAACGTATAGTTCTAAGATTTGGATCAGTTACTCAATCTGCAAAAGTTTTTTTAAACGAAAATTTTCTGGTGGAGCATTATGGCGGATTCACTCCATTTGAAGTAGATATAACGAATTATGTTATTTGTGGAGAGAACCTATTGGAAGTAGTTGTTAATAATATTTTAGATGAAACGACACTTCCGGTAGGATGCCACATTAAAACAGGAAATAATGAAAAAGTCATTCCAATGTTTGATTTTTATAATTATTGCGGAATCAATAGACCGGTATCTATTTATACCACTTCTAAGACTTACATAAAAGATATTGTTATCGATTATGATGTTAAGGGAAATCGAACTATGATATCTCCTTTAATCACAATTATTGGGGAATATCATAAGATAAGCTTAGAAATTATAGATGAAGAGGGCAAAACAATTGCTTCAGCTTATTCTAAACATGCATCTTTAATTATTGAAAATACTAATAAGTGGGAGCCATTAAATGCATATTTATACACTTTAAAAGTGCGATTGCTAGATGAAGAAGATAAGTTAATTGATACCTATAGTGAGGAATTTGGTATTAGAACAATTGAAATCAAGAATAATCAGCTTTTAATAAATAATAAGCCGATTTACTTAAAGGGATTTGGAAGACATGAAGATTTTCCGGTTTTAGGTAAAGGAATGAATGAGGCAATCATGAATTTTGATCATAATGCGATGAAGTGGATTGGAGCAAATTCCTATCGAACATCACATTATCCTTATTCAGAAGAAGAAATGAGACTTGCTGATAGAAATGGGTTTATTGTGATTGACGAAGTGCCTGGGGTGGGCTTGTACTCCAGATTTAATCCAGATGTCACTAAAAATGTGAATGATATTAATACGTGGGAACAAATGAAAACGAAAGATGCTCATATATCAGTAATTAATGAACTGGTTAAACGAGACAAAAATCATCCTTCTGTTATAGCTTGGGCAATTGCGAATGAACCGGCTGGGCATCAAAAGGGTGCTAAAGAATATTTTGAGCCATTATTTAATCAAATCAGAGAATTAGATCATGAAAAGCGCCCAGTTATTGTGCCTAATATTGTCAACGCAACGCCTGAGTCAGATCAAATTACTCAATTTACAGATATAATTTGTTTAAATAGATACTATGGCTGGTATATTGATCATGGTGAATTAGATTTATCGATATTAAAATTAGAAGATGAAATCAAAAAGTGGCATAGTCTTTATCCTGAAAAGCCAATTATGATAACTGAATTTGGTGTAGATACTGTGCCTGGTATCCATAGCATTTATAGTGCGCCTTATTCTGAGGAGTTTCAAATAGAATTTTATAAAAGAACATTTGAAATACTTGATAAGTTGGATTATGTAATTGGAGAGCATTTATGGAATTTTGCTGATTTTTCAACTGCTAGTAATATTAGAAGAATTGATGGAAATTTAAAAGGTATATTTTCGAGGGATAGGAGACCTAAATCAATTGTTGAATTTATAAAGAATAGATGGCAAGATAAGGTTACCACTAAATGA
- a CDS encoding PTS sugar transporter subunit IIC — MDNKLFKSIMRSVTAFSNNKYVKAVSDSMMTLIGLMILGSFAVIFQAFPVKFVSEFFASIGIAPYFGIIYRLTIGSIALYLVFLIAKNLVSKFDVDVDASTVGLVAIMSFLILTPLDLIAKENSNIMALPLTWLGTSGMFSAIIIGLSVAKLYALMKENNWSIKMPDGVPPMVSKSFENLIPTVVIGVLSAVLAFLFNLTSFGNIHQIVYTVIQAPLNGLGGSMVAVVFIIAFQQLLWFFGIHGTNVISPIVGPIWLSLAAENLDAFQAGKELPHIVTQPLINIVCWGGSALGLVLLMIFVGKSKRYKELGKIAIMPALFGVTEPVIFGTPLVLNFNFFVPFVFNNSINLILTFILIKLGILAPAIGAQAVFGLPLGFHASIGGSMGLIIWQLIVQLIISPILWLPWFKHADNLAVQEENLIEGEK, encoded by the coding sequence ATGGATAATAAATTATTTAAATCAATAATGAGATCTGTAACAGCTTTTTCAAATAATAAATATGTTAAAGCGGTATCAGATTCTATGATGACATTGATAGGGTTAATGATTTTAGGCTCTTTTGCTGTAATTTTTCAAGCATTTCCCGTAAAATTTGTTTCTGAATTTTTTGCTTCGATTGGAATTGCACCATACTTTGGAATAATTTATCGTTTAACTATTGGTTCTATTGCATTATATTTAGTGTTTTTAATTGCAAAAAATCTAGTATCAAAATTTGACGTTGATGTGGACGCTAGTACAGTAGGTTTAGTTGCAATTATGTCTTTCTTAATTTTAACGCCATTAGATTTAATTGCTAAAGAAAATTCTAATATTATGGCTTTACCATTAACATGGTTAGGAACGTCTGGGATGTTTTCTGCCATTATTATTGGGCTTTCAGTAGCTAAACTATATGCATTGATGAAAGAAAATAATTGGTCAATTAAAATGCCTGATGGTGTTCCACCTATGGTAAGTAAGTCGTTTGAAAATCTTATTCCTACTGTTGTTATAGGTGTTTTATCAGCTGTATTAGCCTTTTTATTTAATCTGACGTCATTCGGTAATATTCATCAAATTGTGTATACAGTAATTCAAGCACCATTAAATGGTTTAGGTGGATCAATGGTTGCAGTAGTATTTATTATTGCATTTCAACAATTACTTTGGTTCTTCGGTATTCACGGAACTAATGTTATTTCACCGATTGTAGGGCCAATTTGGTTATCATTGGCGGCTGAAAATCTTGATGCCTTTCAAGCAGGAAAAGAATTGCCTCATATCGTAACTCAGCCTTTAATAAATATTGTTTGTTGGGGTGGTAGTGCGTTAGGGCTTGTATTATTAATGATATTTGTGGGTAAAAGTAAGCGATATAAAGAACTAGGAAAAATTGCTATTATGCCTGCATTGTTTGGGGTTACGGAACCCGTTATTTTCGGTACTCCATTAGTTTTGAATTTCAACTTTTTTGTACCATTTGTATTCAATAATTCAATCAATCTAATTTTAACATTTATATTAATTAAACTAGGTATTTTAGCCCCTGCAATTGGAGCGCAAGCAGTTTTTGGACTACCTTTAGGATTCCACGCTTCAATTGGCGGTAGTATGGGATTAATTATTTGGCAATTAATTGTTCAGTTAATCATCTCACCTATTTTGTGGTTACCTTGGTTTAAACATGCAGATAACCTAGCAGTTCAAGAAGAAAATTTAATAGAGGGTGAAAAATAA
- a CDS encoding PTS sugar transporter subunit IIB — protein MVNITLICAAGMSTSMLMQKMKEAAKQKGVEVEITAMAESSYATYTGHTDILLIGPQMSFIEEKIRKQYEPQGIKVEVINMMDYGMMNGAKVLEDALKLIG, from the coding sequence ATGGTAAATATAACATTAATTTGTGCGGCAGGGATGTCTACATCAATGTTAATGCAAAAAATGAAAGAAGCTGCAAAACAAAAAGGTGTAGAAGTTGAAATTACTGCGATGGCGGAATCAAGCTATGCAACGTACACAGGACATACAGATATATTATTAATTGGTCCGCAAATGAGTTTTATTGAAGAAAAGATAAGAAAACAATATGAACCTCAGGGAATTAAAGTAGAGGTAATAAATATGATGGATTATGGCATGATGAATGGAGCAAAAGTTCTTGAAGATGCACTAAAATTAATTGGATAG
- a CDS encoding PTS lactose/cellobiose transporter subunit IIA, with the protein MEKTDVIMGLIVNGGNARSLAMKAIYAAKRKEYEEAEKLLTECNEFLVKAHHAQTELLTKEAGGEKTDITLLLIHAQDHLMNAMTVKDMAIEFVELYKSK; encoded by the coding sequence ATGGAAAAAACAGATGTTATTATGGGATTAATTGTGAATGGTGGAAATGCAAGAAGTTTAGCGATGAAAGCTATTTATGCAGCAAAAAGAAAAGAATATGAGGAGGCAGAAAAATTATTAACTGAATGTAATGAGTTTTTAGTAAAAGCACATCATGCCCAAACAGAATTATTAACTAAAGAAGCCGGAGGAGAGAAGACAGATATCACATTATTATTGATACATGCACAAGATCATTTAATGAATGCTATGACGGTTAAAGATATGGCAATAGAATTTGTCGAATTATATAAAAGCAAGTAA
- a CDS encoding PTS sugar transporter subunit IIA yields MNINLYEILNLLSVDEYQTSKELAEKIGISEKTFRNRVEELNLFLEDYGAVIRAKRRYGYILDIYNETLFLSIERGKSVENIPSSNEERQKLLLKLLLETNDYYKIDEIAEKFYISRNTISSNLKRVEEILNVYQLKLERRPNYGVRVIGKEFSKRTCLVNNLFEFYENKLLAENLMAMLVQGNIRHKVSMSEVAMENFVKTIIVSSQRIQTGFTIDEISGYKNISEATRIIMENYCDIIESIFQIKLLEIEKHFFTIHFSALLSSDSYSKYGPNFIISSKVDELVFKMLTRVFEAFAINFRNNLELRMSLNQHMVPMDIRLRYHIPIGNPLKEKIKKEYPFQYTIAATACTVLSETYDYEISDDEIAFIAIIFALATEMRGHKIHKKNIILVCVSGKSSAQLFKYKYLQAFGEYINNIFECNINELDDFNFTANDIDYIFTTVPLSKKYPIPIYEINLFIDMNEILTYRQFFESSGRDKVLSYYSTNLFIPNLEAITREEVIAKMCCHISSYGILPVGFESAVLKREELGQTDFGNYIAVPHPYKLMSEETFVAVAILNKPILWKNNEVQVVFLISVGTQEDPNLEDFYDKTSKVFFDNNAIQKLISERRFETLIEILE; encoded by the coding sequence ATGAATATTAATCTGTATGAAATATTAAATTTACTTTCGGTAGATGAATATCAAACATCTAAAGAATTAGCTGAAAAAATAGGTATAAGTGAAAAAACATTTCGAAATAGAGTTGAAGAATTGAATTTATTCTTAGAAGATTACGGGGCAGTCATTCGAGCAAAAAGACGTTATGGTTATATTTTAGATATTTATAATGAAACGTTATTTTTAAGTATAGAACGAGGAAAATCAGTTGAAAATATACCTTCTTCAAATGAAGAGCGCCAAAAATTATTGTTGAAATTGTTATTGGAAACGAATGATTATTATAAGATAGATGAAATTGCTGAGAAATTTTATATTTCGAGAAATACAATATCGAGTAATTTGAAAAGAGTCGAGGAGATATTAAATGTCTATCAGCTTAAATTAGAGCGCCGTCCTAATTATGGAGTACGAGTAATAGGAAAAGAATTTAGTAAGAGGACTTGCTTAGTCAATAACTTATTTGAATTTTATGAAAATAAGTTATTGGCTGAAAATTTAATGGCTATGCTTGTTCAAGGTAATATAAGGCATAAGGTATCTATGTCAGAAGTAGCAATGGAAAATTTTGTAAAAACCATTATTGTAAGTTCTCAGAGAATTCAAACAGGATTTACAATTGATGAAATATCCGGATATAAAAATATTAGTGAGGCTACTCGCATCATTATGGAAAATTACTGCGATATTATAGAATCGATTTTTCAGATAAAGCTGTTGGAGATAGAGAAACATTTTTTTACAATTCATTTTAGTGCACTACTATCATCTGATTCATATAGCAAATATGGCCCTAATTTTATCATTTCTAGTAAAGTAGATGAATTAGTTTTTAAAATGTTAACTCGAGTTTTTGAAGCATTTGCAATTAATTTTCGGAATAATTTAGAGTTGCGTATGTCTCTTAATCAACATATGGTACCAATGGATATTCGATTGCGTTACCATATCCCAATCGGAAATCCTCTGAAAGAAAAAATAAAAAAAGAATATCCATTTCAGTATACTATAGCAGCAACTGCTTGTACTGTTCTTTCTGAAACTTATGACTATGAAATATCAGATGATGAAATAGCATTTATTGCTATTATATTTGCACTTGCAACAGAAATGCGAGGGCATAAAATTCATAAGAAAAATATTATTTTAGTATGTGTGTCAGGTAAAAGTAGTGCTCAATTATTTAAGTATAAGTATCTGCAAGCTTTTGGTGAATACATTAATAATATTTTTGAATGTAATATCAATGAGCTAGATGATTTTAATTTTACAGCGAATGATATAGATTATATTTTTACAACAGTGCCGTTAAGTAAAAAATATCCAATTCCAATTTATGAAATTAATCTTTTTATTGATATGAATGAAATATTGACGTATCGACAATTTTTTGAAAGCAGTGGTCGAGATAAAGTATTGAGTTATTATTCAACAAATTTATTTATTCCAAATTTGGAAGCAATAACTCGAGAAGAAGTGATTGCTAAGATGTGCTGTCATATTAGCAGTTATGGCATTCTTCCAGTTGGTTTTGAATCGGCTGTACTGAAACGAGAGGAGTTGGGTCAAACAGATTTTGGGAATTATATTGCAGTCCCACATCCATATAAGTTAATGAGTGAAGAAACATTTGTTGCAGTAGCAATCTTAAACAAGCCGATATTATGGAAAAATAATGAGGTTCAAGTGGTGTTTTTAATATCTGTAGGGACACAAGAGGATCCAAATTTAGAGGATTTTTATGATAAAACGAGTAAAGTATTTTTTGATAATAATGCAATACAGAAATTAATTAGCGAACGTCGTTTTGAAACATTAATTGAAATATTAGAATAA
- a CDS encoding alpha/beta hydrolase, translated as MLVKEFMLDEQHPDVKLTAYVLEDSSEMLNGKKRPGILICPGGAYLNCSDREAEPIALRFAAMGYHTFVLRYSVFLEHPSEIAKVFGGETFELREKSVYPAPIHDIAKAMMILHEHASEWLLDTDKIALCGFSAGGHNVLNYAVNYNKPVITEYFDVDLVKPAAIIAGYPVTDYVFMRDITAQQDSMAQTLFKVSNLALFGVEEPDEEMLKAMSPTYHVDKTTPPMFLWATAGDNLVPVGHTTRMATALADKQIPFEVHIYEQGEHGLALATQATASAKTEINPIAAEWIVSADKWLQTRFALPLNELPNWRSE; from the coding sequence ATGTTAGTAAAAGAGTTTATGTTAGATGAGCAACATCCAGATGTTAAATTGACAGCATATGTCTTAGAAGATTCGTCTGAAATGCTAAATGGGAAAAAACGACCAGGGATTTTAATTTGTCCAGGCGGTGCTTATTTAAACTGTTCAGACCGTGAAGCTGAACCGATTGCGTTACGATTTGCAGCAATGGGATACCATACTTTCGTGTTGCGTTATTCAGTATTTTTAGAACATCCGAGTGAAATCGCTAAAGTGTTTGGTGGTGAAACATTTGAATTGCGAGAAAAATCAGTTTATCCAGCGCCAATTCATGATATTGCTAAGGCGATGATGATTTTACATGAACATGCGTCAGAATGGCTACTTGATACGGATAAAATTGCATTATGTGGTTTTTCAGCTGGTGGACACAATGTACTCAATTATGCAGTAAATTATAATAAACCCGTAATTACTGAATATTTCGATGTGGACTTAGTAAAACCGGCAGCGATTATTGCGGGGTATCCGGTTACTGATTATGTATTTATGAGAGATATTACAGCACAGCAGGATAGTATGGCACAGACATTATTTAAAGTGAGTAATTTAGCTTTATTTGGTGTGGAGGAACCGGATGAAGAGATGCTTAAAGCAATGAGTCCAACTTATCATGTGGATAAAACGACACCACCGATGTTTTTATGGGCGACAGCAGGGGATAACTTAGTGCCGGTAGGACATACAACGAGGATGGCGACTGCTTTAGCAGATAAGCAAATACCATTTGAAGTGCATATTTATGAACAAGGGGAGCATGGACTGGCATTAGCGACTCAAGCGACTGCGTCAGCTAAGACGGAAATTAATCCAATTGCTGCTGAATGGATTGTGTCGGCTGATAAATGGTTACAGACACGCTTTGCTTTACCATTAAATGAATTGCCAAACTGGCGTAGTGAATAA
- a CDS encoding family 78 glycoside hydrolase catalytic domain, with translation MRNNQLSWVGRWISTDLAIVSEEPVFSLADMFAGKKTEQTPVEERLNPTVYFKKVFSMNKRIKKAKLFITAQGIYHTMINGKEVTDAIFTPDYTNYQQFLMYQQYDVTDLVQRGTNVLAVEVADGWYAGRISVQGGSTQFGNQLALLADLVVTFEDETQFIIGTDNSFTAGRGKHVYADIQIGEKQDLRLDTDWQISEEELPEVVFEIKADYKRSTLQEGPMVYRQEMLEAKKIWRENDAYIVDFGQVIAGRVRLSTDLANGQEITIEHSEVLNEVGLFFHNIVGRNKEARDIFIGRGRKEILEPDFTFHGFRYVRITGLTHLELEDIKAIVIYSQMETTGYFKTNDVKVNRLLSNILWSQKGNMLSIPTDCPQRERVGWTGDMQVFAPASTFFMDTNQLIQRWLKSVRIDQRENGAIADYSPEPLDAKNLAFTGADASAGWGDAIIMVPWTLYQRYGNKEVLIENYEAMKKWFAFGQSSAAGDKEGLSRYIWDTQFHYGDWMFPSFMMKDPNPMKTAEVTKDLVATAFLAHSAELLAQIAELLGDEGQPYRDYAANVKAAFTQVFVTEIGYLTADYQGCYVLALAFKMVPPVMEKPLVNRLVALIEANGRRLDTGFLSVPYLLDVLCEYGYVELAKAVFLQEECPSWFYEVNHGATTIWESWAGIQPNGVVGTFSFNHYAFGCVLDWMIREIVGLKTIAPGFSKIKIAPSVEIVENFEMCYQSAAGLIEVVKQGKNWTVKVEDKIVVQVDLNRVQGHLV, from the coding sequence ATGCGAAACAACCAATTATCATGGGTAGGTCGCTGGATTTCAACAGACCTAGCAATAGTGAGTGAAGAACCGGTATTCTCATTAGCTGATATGTTTGCTGGTAAAAAAACTGAACAAACACCAGTTGAAGAACGCTTGAATCCTACTGTGTATTTTAAAAAAGTATTTTCGATGAATAAACGAATTAAAAAAGCAAAATTATTCATAACAGCACAAGGTATTTATCATACGATGATTAATGGAAAAGAAGTAACCGATGCTATTTTTACACCAGACTATACGAATTATCAACAATTTTTAATGTATCAGCAATATGATGTAACGGATTTAGTGCAGAGGGGGACAAATGTTCTAGCAGTGGAAGTAGCTGACGGTTGGTATGCTGGGCGTATCAGTGTGCAAGGTGGCAGTACTCAATTTGGCAATCAGTTAGCATTGCTAGCCGATTTGGTAGTAACATTTGAAGATGAAACGCAATTTATCATTGGGACGGATAATTCGTTTACGGCAGGACGTGGAAAACATGTGTATGCTGATATTCAAATTGGTGAAAAGCAAGATTTACGTTTAGATACGGATTGGCAAATTAGCGAAGAGGAGTTACCAGAAGTCGTCTTTGAAATCAAGGCTGATTACAAACGATCAACATTGCAAGAAGGCCCTATGGTATATCGGCAAGAAATGTTAGAGGCTAAAAAAATTTGGCGGGAAAATGATGCGTATATTGTTGATTTTGGTCAAGTAATTGCTGGGAGAGTACGTTTATCGACTGATTTAGCAAATGGTCAAGAAATTACGATTGAGCATTCAGAAGTGTTGAATGAAGTTGGCTTATTTTTTCATAATATAGTAGGTCGTAATAAAGAGGCTCGAGATATTTTTATTGGGCGTGGACGCAAAGAAATCTTAGAACCAGATTTTACGTTTCATGGGTTTCGCTATGTGAGAATAACAGGTTTGACTCATTTGGAACTAGAAGATATTAAAGCCATTGTAATTTATTCTCAAATGGAAACAACAGGATACTTTAAAACGAATGATGTGAAAGTGAATCGTTTATTGTCGAATATTTTATGGAGTCAAAAAGGGAATATGTTATCGATTCCGACAGATTGTCCACAAAGAGAACGAGTAGGTTGGACGGGTGACATGCAAGTATTTGCACCTGCCTCAACTTTTTTCATGGACACCAATCAATTGATTCAGCGGTGGCTTAAAAGCGTCCGAATTGACCAACGTGAGAATGGTGCTATTGCCGATTATTCTCCTGAACCACTTGATGCGAAAAACTTGGCATTTACAGGAGCAGACGCTTCGGCTGGGTGGGGTGATGCGATTATTATGGTGCCCTGGACTTTGTATCAACGGTATGGGAATAAAGAAGTTTTAATTGAAAATTATGAGGCGATGAAGAAATGGTTTGCATTTGGACAATCAAGTGCAGCGGGGGATAAAGAGGGATTGAGTCGTTATATTTGGGATACGCAATTTCATTATGGTGATTGGATGTTTCCGAGTTTTATGATGAAAGATCCGAATCCGATGAAAACAGCAGAAGTTACAAAAGATTTGGTTGCGACAGCATTTTTAGCACATTCTGCTGAATTATTAGCTCAGATTGCTGAACTATTAGGTGACGAGGGTCAGCCGTATCGTGATTATGCTGCGAATGTTAAAGCAGCTTTTACTCAAGTGTTTGTAACGGAAATAGGCTATTTAACAGCAGATTATCAAGGATGTTATGTGCTAGCATTAGCATTTAAAATGGTGCCACCAGTTATGGAGAAACCATTGGTGAATCGTTTAGTTGCATTAATTGAAGCAAATGGTCGGCGATTAGATACAGGTTTTCTATCTGTACCGTATTTGCTTGATGTACTTTGTGAATACGGTTATGTTGAATTAGCGAAAGCGGTCTTTTTACAGGAAGAATGTCCGTCTTGGTTTTATGAAGTGAATCATGGTGCTACGACAATTTGGGAATCATGGGCAGGCATACAGCCTAATGGTGTAGTGGGGACTTTTTCGTTTAACCATTATGCCTTTGGGTGTGTGCTGGATTGGATGATTCGAGAAATTGTCGGATTAAAAACGATAGCACCAGGTTTTTCTAAAATTAAGATTGCTCCATCTGTCGAGATTGTAGAGAATTTTGAAATGTGTTATCAGTCAGCTGCTGGTTTGATTGAAGTGGTGAAACAAGGTAAAAATTGGACAGTAAAAGTTGAGGATAAAATTGTAGTCCAAGTTGATTTAAATCGTGTTCAAGGACATTTGGTATAG
- a CDS encoding helix-turn-helix domain-containing protein has translation MIHQTLFNNLPTFETPYPQLPYIYTDDDFMPFTKLNDPANLFDFSTILARAGLPSNAQLALLIHELTEPTHLHYHDYIEVCYVAKGRLLHILGHEPIIINEGSLCIIPKNRQHLLAPLEQAVPLVINILIHSDLFHKINQLSQPLTILESDNNLLTAITLSDINAEVSFQNFITNYIQHNFNNHLSVIASLIQFLSQLQDLNHPANSFSHSSLTANCLQLIQANPATVTQTYLADTLSFSPSYLSRYIKKATGKTISELISEEKLRLAQNLLTTTSHSITDIAYQVGYSSESHFFRLFKQRYGITPKHYRNLMSK, from the coding sequence ATGATTCATCAAACATTATTTAATAACCTACCCACCTTTGAAACACCCTATCCTCAACTTCCTTATATCTATACAGATGATGATTTTATGCCTTTTACTAAATTAAATGACCCAGCAAATTTGTTTGACTTTTCGACTATCTTAGCAAGGGCTGGTCTACCCTCCAATGCACAACTGGCTCTGTTAATTCACGAACTAACAGAACCAACTCACTTACACTATCATGATTATATTGAAGTATGTTATGTCGCTAAAGGTCGTTTACTACACATTCTTGGTCATGAGCCAATTATCATCAATGAAGGGAGCTTATGCATTATTCCAAAAAACCGACAACATTTATTAGCCCCTTTAGAACAAGCCGTGCCTCTAGTGATTAACATATTGATTCATTCTGACCTTTTCCATAAAATCAACCAATTATCACAGCCACTAACAATACTAGAATCAGATAATAACTTACTTACCGCTATTACATTATCTGATATCAATGCTGAAGTTTCTTTTCAGAACTTTATTACGAACTATATTCAACATAATTTTAATAACCATTTGTCTGTTATTGCCTCGCTGATTCAATTTTTATCCCAATTACAAGATTTGAATCATCCAGCTAATTCATTTTCACACAGTTCGTTAACAGCTAACTGTCTGCAACTAATTCAAGCAAATCCAGCAACTGTCACGCAAACATATTTAGCAGATACCTTAAGCTTTAGCCCAAGTTACTTATCACGATATATAAAAAAAGCAACTGGCAAAACTATCTCTGAACTAATATCAGAAGAAAAATTACGGCTAGCACAAAACTTACTAACTACGACATCACATTCAATTACTGACATCGCCTATCAAGTCGGTTACTCAAGCGAAAGTCATTTTTTCAGATTATTTAAACAACGCTATGGTATAACACCTAAACATTATCGTAATTTAATGTCAAAATAA